In one window of Drosophila ananassae strain 14024-0371.13 chromosome XR, ASM1763931v2, whole genome shotgun sequence DNA:
- the LOC6505203 gene encoding glutamine synthetase 2 cytoplasmic isoform X1, with protein MSARILEDSPNARINKTILDRYLSLPLQENVVQATYVWIDGTGEDLRCKDRTLDFIPSSPKELPIWNYDGSSCYQAEGSNSDTYLYPVAIYKDPFRRGNNILVMCDTYKFDGTPTETNKRKTCLEVANKCLDAEPWFGIEQEYTFLDFDGHPLGWPKNGFPGPQGPYYCGVGANKVYARDIVDAHYRACLYAGIKVSGTNAEVMPAQWEFQVGPCVGISIGDDLWMARFLLHRISEEFGIVSTLDPKPMPGDWNGAGAHTNVSTKAMREDGGIRDIEKAVAKLSKCHERHIRAYDPKQGQDNARRLTGKHETSSINDFSAGVANRGCSIRIPRGVNDDGKGYFEDRRPSSNCDPYSVVEAILRTICLDE; from the exons ATGTCCGCTAGAATCCTGGAGGACTCGCCCAATGCGCGCATCAACAAGACGATCCTGGACCGTTACCTGTCCCTGCCCCTGCAGGAGAACGTCGTCCAGGCCACCTACGTGTGGATCGACGGCACTGGCGAGGATCTGCGCTGCAAGGATCGCACCCTCGACTTTATCCCATCGAGTCCCAAGG agctACCAATTTGGAATTACGATGGCAGCTCGTGCTACCAGGCCGAGGGCTCCAACTCGGACACCTACCTCTATCCGGTGGCCATCTACAAGGACCCCTTCCGTCGCGGCAACAACATCCTCGTGATGTGCGACACCTACAAGTTCGACGGCACCCCCACGGAGACCAACAAGCGAAAGACCTGTCTGGAGGTAGCCAACAAGTGCCTGGACGCCGAGCCCTGGTTCGGTATCGAGCAGGAGTACACCTTCCTGGACTTCGATGGTCATCCGCTGGGATGGCCCAAGAATGGTTTCCCGGGACCCCAGGGACCCTACTATTGCGGCGTTGGTGCCAACAAG GTCTACGCCCGTGACATTGTCGATGCCCACTATCGCGCCTGTCTGTACGCCGGAATCAAGGTGTCCGGCACCAATGCCGAGGTGATGCCCGCCCAATGGGAGTTCCAGGTGGGACCCTGTGTGGGAATCTCCATTGGCGATGACCTCTGGATGGCCCGTTTCCTCTTGCATCGCATCTCCGAGGAGTTTGGA ATTGTGTCCACTTTGGATCCCAAGCCCATGCCTGGTGACTGGAATGGCGCCGGTGCCCATACCAATGTCTCCACGAAGGCGATGCGCGAGGATGGCGGCATCCGGGACATTGAGAAGGCGGTGGCCAAGCTCTCCAAGTGCCACGAGCGCCACATCCGGGCCTATGATCCCAAGCAGGGTCAGGACAATGCCCGTCGTCTGACCGGAAAGCACGAGACCAGTTCCATCAATGACTTCAGTGCCGGAGTTGCCAACCGTGGCTGCAGCATACGTATCCCCAGGGGCGTCAATGACGATGGAAAGGGCTACTTTGAGGATCGCCGACCCAGCTCCAATTGCGATCCCTACTCCGTGGTGGAGGCCATTTTGCGTACCATCTGTCTGGATGAATag
- the LOC6505203 gene encoding glutamine synthetase 2 cytoplasmic isoform X2: MHSQILEDSPNARINKTILDRYLSLPLQENVVQATYVWIDGTGEDLRCKDRTLDFIPSSPKELPIWNYDGSSCYQAEGSNSDTYLYPVAIYKDPFRRGNNILVMCDTYKFDGTPTETNKRKTCLEVANKCLDAEPWFGIEQEYTFLDFDGHPLGWPKNGFPGPQGPYYCGVGANKVYARDIVDAHYRACLYAGIKVSGTNAEVMPAQWEFQVGPCVGISIGDDLWMARFLLHRISEEFGIVSTLDPKPMPGDWNGAGAHTNVSTKAMREDGGIRDIEKAVAKLSKCHERHIRAYDPKQGQDNARRLTGKHETSSINDFSAGVANRGCSIRIPRGVNDDGKGYFEDRRPSSNCDPYSVVEAILRTICLDE, translated from the exons ATGCATTCGCA AATCCTGGAGGACTCGCCCAATGCGCGCATCAACAAGACGATCCTGGACCGTTACCTGTCCCTGCCCCTGCAGGAGAACGTCGTCCAGGCCACCTACGTGTGGATCGACGGCACTGGCGAGGATCTGCGCTGCAAGGATCGCACCCTCGACTTTATCCCATCGAGTCCCAAGG agctACCAATTTGGAATTACGATGGCAGCTCGTGCTACCAGGCCGAGGGCTCCAACTCGGACACCTACCTCTATCCGGTGGCCATCTACAAGGACCCCTTCCGTCGCGGCAACAACATCCTCGTGATGTGCGACACCTACAAGTTCGACGGCACCCCCACGGAGACCAACAAGCGAAAGACCTGTCTGGAGGTAGCCAACAAGTGCCTGGACGCCGAGCCCTGGTTCGGTATCGAGCAGGAGTACACCTTCCTGGACTTCGATGGTCATCCGCTGGGATGGCCCAAGAATGGTTTCCCGGGACCCCAGGGACCCTACTATTGCGGCGTTGGTGCCAACAAG GTCTACGCCCGTGACATTGTCGATGCCCACTATCGCGCCTGTCTGTACGCCGGAATCAAGGTGTCCGGCACCAATGCCGAGGTGATGCCCGCCCAATGGGAGTTCCAGGTGGGACCCTGTGTGGGAATCTCCATTGGCGATGACCTCTGGATGGCCCGTTTCCTCTTGCATCGCATCTCCGAGGAGTTTGGA ATTGTGTCCACTTTGGATCCCAAGCCCATGCCTGGTGACTGGAATGGCGCCGGTGCCCATACCAATGTCTCCACGAAGGCGATGCGCGAGGATGGCGGCATCCGGGACATTGAGAAGGCGGTGGCCAAGCTCTCCAAGTGCCACGAGCGCCACATCCGGGCCTATGATCCCAAGCAGGGTCAGGACAATGCCCGTCGTCTGACCGGAAAGCACGAGACCAGTTCCATCAATGACTTCAGTGCCGGAGTTGCCAACCGTGGCTGCAGCATACGTATCCCCAGGGGCGTCAATGACGATGGAAAGGGCTACTTTGAGGATCGCCGACCCAGCTCCAATTGCGATCCCTACTCCGTGGTGGAGGCCATTTTGCGTACCATCTGTCTGGATGAATag
- the LOC6505057 gene encoding odorant receptor 10a: MSRWLRFLNKNEPLSVYFFAVPRNCLNLMGYWPGGADNKDKKTDKNPPIRAYVHFVILAIGVTTELHAGMRFLHQEELTLALETFCPAATSAVTLLKMFLMLRYRQDISNMWCRLRTLLFDRRRERPDQLDIRLRHSLLAVWINCWPVCAGFFTGSVYNSKPVLIALVLYLQQRSDEILWVIPFNMTMPSFLLKSPFFPFTYLFTAYTGYVTIFMFGGCDGFYFEFCSHISALFEILQSETKALFKPYKDRLSIDAEEALHLEQQLRAIVIRHNALIDLIKSFRQRYAIITLAHFVSAAMVIGFSMVNLLTVGGIGLGVILYVAYTIAAASQLLVYCYGGTLVAESSLGLSRTLFACPWNICWPSQRRYVQLMLLRSQKALTMAVPFFSPSLAAFASILQTSGSIIALFKSFQ, translated from the exons ATGTCTCGCTGGCTCCGCTTTCTCAACAAAAACGAACCCCTGTCCGTTTATTTCTTCGCCGTACCCCGGAACTGCCTGAACTTGATGGGCTACTGGCCAGGAGGAGCTGATAACAAGGACAAGAAGACTGACAAAAATCCACCTATCCGGGCCTATGTTCACTTTGTAATACTGGCCATTGGAGTGACCACGGAACTGCATGCCGGAATGCGTTTTCTCCACCAAGAGGAACTGACCCTGGCCCTGGAGACCTTCTGTCCGGCTGCCACCTCCGCTGTGACCTTGCTGAAAATGTTTCTCATGCTGCGCTATCGACAGGACATCTCGAATATGTGGTGTCGGCTAAGGACATTGCTGTTCGACAGGCGAAGAGAGCGACCTGACCAGCTGGACATCCGTTTGAGGCACTCCCTGCTGGCCGTCTGGATCAATTGCTGGCCAGTTTGTGCTGGCTTCTTCACAGGATCCGTTTACAACAGCAAGCCAGTGCTGATCGCCTTGGTCCTTTATCTGCAGCAGCGCAGCGATGAGATTCTCTGGGTTATCCCCTTTAATATGAC AATGCCATCATTCCTACTGAAGAGTCCTTTCTTCCCATTCACTTATTTGTTCACCGCCTACACCGGATATGTGACAATTTTTATGTTTGGAGGCTGTGATGGATTCTACTTCGAGTTCTGTAGCCACATATCGGCGCTTTTTGAGATTCTACAATCGGAAACCAAGGCCCTTTTCAAGCCCTACAAGG ATAGACTATCCATCGATGCGGAGGAGGCTCTCCACTTGGAGCAGCAACTGAGGGCCATCGTAATCCGTCATAATGCCCTCATAGACTTGATTAAATCATTTCGGCAGCGCTATGCCATCATAACCCTGGCCCACTTCGTCTCCGCCGCCATGGTGATTGGCTTCAGCATGGTGAACCTCCTGACAGTGGGCGGGATCGGCCTGGGAGTGATTCTCTACGTGGCCTATACGATTGCGGCTGCCAGTCAGCTTCTGGTCTACTGTTATGGAGGAACTCTGGTGGCCGAAAGT AGCCTGGGTCTCTCAAGGACTCTGTTCGCTTGTCCCTGGAACATCTGTTGGCCGAGTCAGAGGCGATATGTCCAGCTGATGCTCTTGAGATCCCAGAAAGCCCTGACCATGGCAGTGCCATTTTTTTCACCTTCATTGGCGGCATTTGCTTCG ATTCTACAAACTTCTGGTTCTATAATTGCACTTTTCAAGTCCTTTCAATAG
- the LOC6505058 gene encoding gustatory receptor 10a has protein sequence MTDPDPDDDDLTFWDRHEFKFYQYGHVYAVIYGQVVIDYVPQKALKRPVKVFLICYSHLFSLVLIVVLPGYFCYHFRTLTDSVDPRLQLLLYVSFANTAIKYATVIVTYLANTVHFEAINQKCTYRRMHLEKEFKKAPKEPKIPFEFFMYFKFCLINLMMIIQVCGIFAQYGEGEKGTVSQVRVHFSIYAFVLWNYTENMADYCYWINASVLKYYRQLNLQLDHLRQDMANLKPTGMLLHRCCELSDRLEVLRRRCQEIKDLQKESFRMHQFQLMGLMLSTLINNLTNFYTLFHMLVKQSLEDVSYPVLVGSFYATGFYIDTYIVALMNEHIKQELEGMALTMRRFAEPPERDVRLTREIEHFSLELLNCQPPMLCGILHLDRRLVYLIAVTAFSYFITLVQFDLLLRKKS, from the exons ATGACGGACCCGGACCCGGACGATGATGACCTGACCTTCTGGGATCGGCACGAGTTCAAGTTCTATCAGTACGGCCATGTCTACGCCGTGATCTATGGCCAGGTGGTCATAGATTATGTGCCCCAGAAGGCCCTCAAGCGGCCTGTTAAAGTGTTCCTCATCTGCTACAGTCACCTGTTCAGCCTCGTCCTGATCGTAGTTCTTCCGGGTTACTTTTGCTATCATTTCCGGACTCTGACGGACTCGGTGGATCCCCGACTTCAGCTTCTGTTGTACGTGAGCTTCGCCAACACGGCCATCAAGTATGCCACCGTGATAGTTACCTATTTGGCGAATACCGTCCACTTTGAGGCCATCAATCAGAAGTGCACCTACCGGAGGATGCACCTGGAAAAGGAGTTCAAGAAGGCGCCCAAGGAGCCCAAGATACCTTTTGAGTTTTTCATGTATTTCAAGTTTTGTCTCATCAATCTGATGATGATTATTCAG GTCTGTGGCATCTTCGCCCAATATGGAGAAGGAGAAAAGGGCACTGTCAGCCAGGTGCGCGTCCATTTCAGCATTTATGCCTTCGTCCTGTGGAACTACACCGAGAACATGGCCGACTACTGCTATTGGATCAATGCTTCAGTCTTGAAGTACTACCGGCAACTGAATCTCCAGCTGGACCATCTGCGACAGGACATGGCGAACCTAAAACCCACCGGAATGCTCCTACATCGCTGCTGCGAACTGAGTGACCGCCTGGAGGTGCTGCGTCGGAGGTGCCAGGAGATAAAGGACCTGCAGAAGGAGAGCTTCCGGATGCACCAGTTCCAGCTAATGGGTCTTATGCTGAGCACTTTGATCAACAACCTGACGAACTTTTACACTCTGTTCCACATGCTGGTGAAGCAGTCGCTGGAGGACGTTAGCTATCCGGTGCTGGTCGGCTCTTTTTACGCCACTGGCTTCTACATAGACACCTACATTGTGGCCCTGATGAACGAGCACATCAAACAGGAGCTGGAGGGCATGGCCCTAACCATGCGGAGGTTTGCAGAGCCACCGGAAAGGGATGTGAGGCTCACCAGAGAG ATTGAACACTTCTCCCTGGAGCTTCTCAACTGCCAGCCACCCATGTTGTGTGGCATCCTGCACTTGGATCGACGATTGGTTTACCTAATTGCCGTCACAGCCTTCTCCTACTTCATAACTCTAGTGCAGTTTGATTTATTATTGCGAAAAAAGTCATAG
- the LOC6505059 gene encoding putative gustatory receptor 10b produces the protein MRGRRLYHLALSTWLGQCQVLGFCSHYYNRKRRCLVHSRWLQAYHWFLMAATLVFHYPYWKYAMVYFEKGTFRRQDFIMQVSEGSVMLNLLTLIIHAVLTVLYERKVGEIYNELARILRKDLRQKEPTASFYYIVFFAKFHNYLHNFNFALGVLMVLGMRTIRWADIFANIYFVYICLSRESVIFCYVLLLLDFGEALRLNSQQEQDSYGGVLRQLQRQERLKTMLRQVHRIFGWQVAGNMMFYLYFNMATIYLGYTFMSQQPEAMRLGLSHIKILLTAIGIVVMLSDGLILQIICEYLLFQGNRLCSSPKFKEQEEQNKQDFIAAQRQWEMSVLRRAITRARPENQVLGMFRMDMQCAFALISSSLSYGVIIIQLGYLPSVNMHN, from the exons ATGCGAGGACGCCGGTTGTACCACCTGGCTTTGAGTACCTGGTTGGGCCAGTGCCAGGTCCTGGGCTTCTGCAGTCACTACTACAACAGGAAGCGACGGTGCCTGGTGCACTCGAGGTGGTTGCAGGCCTACCACTGGTTCCTGATGGCCGCCACTTTGGTGTTCCACTATCCCTATTGGAAGTACGCCATGGTGTACTTTGAAAAGGGAACCTTTCGACGCCAGGACTTCATAATGCAG GTCAGTGAGGGAAGTGTGATGCTCAACCTCCTAACCCTCATCATCCACGCTGTCCTGACAGTCCTCTACGAACGGAAAGTGGGAGAGATCTACAACGAACTGGCCAGGATACTGAGGAAGGATCTGAGGCAGAAAGAGCCCACTGCCTCCTTCTACTACATCGTATTCTTCGCCAAATTCCACAACTACCTGCACAACTTCAACTTTGCCCTGGGTGTCCTGATGGTGTTGGGAATGCGAACCATTCGATGGGCCGATATTTTCGCAAATATctattttgtttacatttgtCTGTCCCGGGAGTCGGTGATCTTCTGCTATGTCCTGCTACTCCTAGACTTTGGTGAGGCTTTGCGGCTAAACAGCCAACAGGAACAGGACTCGTATGGCGGTGTTTTGAGGCAGCTCCAGCGACAGGAGCGCCTAAAGACGATGCTGAGACAAGTGCACAGGATTTTTGGATGGCAGGTGGCAGGGAATATGATGTTCTATCTGTACTTCAACATGGCAACGATATACTTGGGCTACACCTTCATGAGCCAGCAACCGGAGGCAATGCGGCTAGGACTCTCCCACATCAAGATCCTGTTGACGGCCATAGGGATTGTGGTGATGCTCTCGGATGGCTTGATTCTCCAGATTATCTGCGAGTATTTGCTGTTTCAAGGGAATAGACTATGTTCCAGTCCCAAATTtaaggagcaggaggagcagaATAAACAGGACTTTATAGCAGCTCAGCGGCAG TGGGAAATGTCCGTTCTGCGACGTGCCATTACCCGTGCCAGGCCCGAAAACCAGGTCCTTGGAATGTTCCGCATGGACATGCAATGTGCCTTCGCTCTAATTAGCAGCAGTCTGTCCTACGGCGTTATAATTATCCAACTCGGCTACCTTCCCAGCGTCAATATGCATAATTGA